CAAACAAAACAACAGCATCGTTGCCATTAAAGTTTGGTTTGACCACATTCAATTCCAATACAAATACTACCATTACACGAGCATATAATAATATATATACCAATAAACCTGAGATACAAATTTTAAATTTTAAATTTATAAAGGATCCGCGGTTTCCACAATTACTCAAAACCGCTTTGCTTAACTTCAATAACGCTCCCAGTATAGTATTATCAAGTTCAGACGATCTTATTCCTCAAGAATTTATTACAAAAGAAATATTAACTCGAACCGGCAACCACGGAATAAATGGTTTTACAGCAAAACATAATAAATGTAAGCAGAATAGCATAACCGCCACACTAAATGACTCAAATCAATAAAAAAACTTATCCACATTTTTTCATAAAAAGCAGGTTGTCTTAAATTAATCCGCCTGCTTTTTTATGATTATTTTCATGTTATAAAAAAATCTTACTCTTTATACTATCAAAGTAAATTCCAACCGACCTAAAGGCCAGCGCTTTTTAACTAAGAAATCTACGAAGATTTTAAATTTACGCTATAGAATTCGACGTATCCTCTCAGCTTTCACTTATAATGACGATCATCTATCCCTGACTTTAAAAAATGCTGCGGTTTTTCTTATCATATTAATAATATTAATTTACATTGCATTTGATAATGAGGACTTCATAATAGTGTGAAAGTTTCGAGACGCGCGATGAATTTAATTCATAAGAAATTATATTACCATTTATATTTTGATTGGTATATATTGGCTTCGCATATTCCATCTGACATATAATCGATAAATATCATCACTAGACAAGGTCGTCGTATCTGAACTTTTCATAGATGGACGGGAATAAATAGTTTCGTATTCTGTTTTATTTTGCTTGTTACTTTCATCATATCTTCCATTTAAATACGTATCAACTTCCTCTGTAACTTTATAATAACTAGATATAAATATAAATGCTTCGGTTTGTATTTTTTTTTGTCCATCATCATTTAATAGTGATGAAAATGAAAATCGTTCTGTATCTATAAAATATAATTTATTATGCGAATCATACAAAAAATTTTTATAATGAATATCTTGAAAACCTGTTGTTTCAATAATATCAATAAATTCTCTCATTTGCTGTAATTCAATTGATTTTTTTGGTCTATGTTCACCGTTAATTTTTTGTGCAATACAGTGTAGTGTATAATCATAACCCATTTGAAAACATTTTGTAGCCTCGTTCCATTTAGATGATTCTTTTTGTGTGAGAAATAGATATTTCTCTGGAACATCAACAGTCGTATAATTTTTTTCAGTGATAATATGTTTCATTGCTGCAGCAAGAATAACGCGGGAAACACTTTCATTGTCTTTAATAATATACTTACTCAGGTCATCAGAATGTTTTTTACTTTTGATATCTTCAGATCGCCTATTTATTACATGATAATCAGCTATTATGCTATCCGGTGGAGAAAAATGATTTATAACTTTTAAAAGATCGGGAGTGTCGGCAAATGCTGCATTAACCATATTTTTATAGTCAATTATAGTTTGGTAGTTTTGATAATTTTTGATAATTGGTTGTACAATGAAAGCTACAGTTGTTCCAGCTGCTGCAATCAAAGGAATACATGCATTTATTGTATGAGTTATTATTAGAGTATATAAACATATCAATTTTATTGTTTTAATCATATTCATATTACCATATTTATAATAAAGGGATCAATTTCTATTCTGTTTTATCACTATACCAATACCAAACAGCTGATATAACCACAATAGTGCACGCATTAATTCCCGCTTCAAACATTGCCCCTGGATATGCGTTGAATATGCCTTGCTGTATAATTTGTAATACAATAAAGCTGCCTGTTGCGAGTGGAATAAGAGAATAATCATAACGGATTATATACATGTACGTTACAAGCAATAGCAAACCAACCAATGTTCCCACAAAAATCCACACCGGTATCATTGCAAGAGATGACAAAGCAGATAGTGCAATGCCACACAAAACTAAAATGACAGCAACAAGCCATTGACGCTGTCTCCACTGCTGTGTAATACCATCAAACATTATATATAACAAAGAAAATATAAGCGTTATTTGTACATAATTTGCAATGGTGATGAATAAGTTAGCAATGAGTGGCAGTGAGTAATTAAGTGGCATATAATGCGGCCACAATGGCATGGTAGAATTAAGAATTTTTTCTACAATCGCAATAATTCCTGCAAAAAATAGTCCTGTGCAAATTCCTATACCAACAGTACGCCCATTTTTGGGCAATTGATATAACTTAGTATAGCTAATAACATACGTGACACAAAAGGCATACATAATTGCTTTAAATCCAGTCAACAAGATTAAAGATGTTAGAGATTGAAACAGTTGATTTTTTAATGGCAAGCTTGTATTAAACATGCCTATAATTGCTTGCCATGAATTGATGCTTTCAATAAACAATAACACTGATGCTATGCCAAGTAGTGTGAAAAAAAGTTGTTTTGAGAAAGAAAATTCTGGTGATTTTCTGTATAAAATAATTATTCCATATAACAAAAAAAATAAGAATATAAGAAAGAAAATTATGATAATAATTGCCAGAATACTTTGTTCATGTTGTTCATTTCGCTTCCATTCTTCAGGAATATGAATTATACGTACTGTGTCAGTGATCTGATCACCGCTAATAGTAACACATATACGAGCTTGACCTTTATCTAATGGATAAACAGCAGAATGAGAAAAAATAAATATCCAATCACTTCGATGCGGTAACTGTGTTTGCTGTGCGGATATTTCAGTAAGTTCAATTTGATCGATATTATACTGTTTTTTAATGCCATGATGTGCAATTTCACGTGCTTGATGTTGTGTTAACTCTGCTCCAACGGCACTTTCAGGTAATAAGTGATGGTAGCGCCATACAACATCATTGTAAAGTGTTATCCTGTATTCTTCTGTTCTTTGTATTATATCAGTAGTAAATTGTGCGTAACGAATCGTCCAATGAGCAGGATGTAGATATGTTCCCAATAATGAATGATATAGCTCTTTACCTCCTTCTTGCCAAATAAATTTATGTTGCAAATTGCTATGACAATCAAGTTTATAATGAGCAAAAAATAATGGTAATATTTGCCAACTTTCATTGAGTAAAATATTATTTTGTTGCAAAAATTGATATGCAGACTGCACACTTTCATTGCGATTACGTGTAATTGTAACGCCATCATGAGTAAATGGTGTTACCAAAATCCATACTATTAAACCGAAAATACCTAATATACATACCCATTTTTGTAATGACTTAGGAAACGTACATGATATAGGCGCTATAATAATAGTTTCTTCTTTTTGTTCTATTACCGGACTAAACGGTTGCCATGCGTCATTTAAAACTGATTGTGGTAACGATGTCCAATTGCCTTTTTTAATACGTGCATACAGAAGGATTATAATAGGCAATAATGTAATAAGAATAATAATTATTTTATACATAAGCGCATGAGATGCGTGAGATACAAAAATCGGTAATGAAAACCAAATAATATCATAAACGCAATGAGCGATAATAGTTGGTATTAAACCAAAACGTAAATATGTTATTCCCCAAAGTAATGATGGTATGAATAATTCAATGAGCCGTGCATATGATGGCTGCATAGGATAATTAGCATGTGCAGCACCAAAAACAATTGCTTGTAGTATGAGTGCACTTGCAATCCACCAGCTTCTTTTACCAAAATATGTTCCTAATAGAGCTGCTCCTGCTAATGGAATTGCACGAAATAAACATTCTTCTATAATTCCGGCATTTAGTGATTGTGCAATTGGCGAAAACCACGGTAAATACGTTGCTAATACATTAGGATCAAATAACATTTCTGATGGTGCCCACCAGTTGCAACAATGCGTAGAAAACAAATAAAATGCAATAACAAATGCACAATTAAAACCTACAAAAAGATATCCACCAAACACTCTACCAAGTAATGCATAAGAAGTTACTATTTCATTTTTACCTAAAGACCATAATTGTAGATGTTTACCAAAAGCACGTCGTGTTAGGCTTTCTGCCGTCATAATTACTATTGTTATAAAAATAGTTTGTGCAATTAAATTTATAAAAAAACTGAGTAATAATTGTAACAAAAAACCATTAGAAGAGTGAGCAGTATCATAATGCATCCATAAAAAAGGTAACTGATTTACTGATACAAGTATTGCTGCAAAAGCAAGTATGACTCCCAGAAATAAAGGTTGTTTTATAATATACCAACGTTTTTTGATAATCCAGTATAATCCTAAGCAGCAACCGCCTAAAATATAGAACAATAACATGAAAATACTTGCTGCCCATGAAATTATTGTATTTGCAGAACGCATTTCAGCATAGCGACGATTAAATGCTTCAGGTATTTTGATAAAATGAGTTAACTCAGTCATCTTATCGCCGCTAATAATTATTTTTAAGCGATATGACCCTTCTCCGATGTGATAATGAGCTTGTTGGTAAACAAAGGTATGGTCAATACGTCCACTTAGTTCTGTTTTTTGTGATGATTCAATTAATATATAATCATGAAAATCAATATTCCAATTGAGTGTAGCGTTTGTTTCTGCTATGTGACGTGCATCATTCTCCAATAACTGTTTTCCAGGAGTATTTTCTGAAATTGTCTCAATAAAACCATATGGTTGGCCATCAGGAGTAAAAAATAGTGTAGTTTCATTTTTTTCATACTCTCTAAAATGACGTACGCGCCAGGTATACGGCATATAAAGTTTTTTTTCCATCATGTTTACTAATGCATCTTTACCACCAGCTTCAAGCTCTATAAATGTTTTACTGAGCGTATCAGTATGAAACATTGCTGCCTGATGATATTCTGTTGGGCCAAAATTATTGACTTTAGCAAGATGGGTGGCTTCCTGTAAAGCTTGTTGCAAGTCCATCGTAATATCAAGATGAATGAGAGGAAATGTTTGGGAAAAAAAGTTGAATGCAAATAAATATAACAATATCGATAATATCGTTGCACTGATCCATACAATGAGAGAACGTGAGGACAATTGCATTATATTCCTGGAAAATAATTTTATTAAGCGTTCTTTTCTTCGGTTGGCTGACAAACATCAATGAGATTACCATAAAGATCTTTGATAACTGCATCAATGCCCCAGAATTCATTTGTTGGTTCTTTGATAATAGTAACGCCGTTGTTTTTAAACGTTTCGATTGTTTTATGGCAGTCATCAGTTAATAAGACAAACAAAGGAATGCTACCGCTTTGTTTTCCAATAAGTCCATGATCTTCAGGTTCTTGAGGTGCTAAAAGCGAAAGCGAGACTGTTGAATCTTTGGACGGCGCTAATGTAAGCCAATACCAAAAATTGCCATCGGGAGATTTATGTCCTTCTGTTACAACAAAACCAAGTTTTTCGGTATAAAAAGCTGCCGCTTCATCTTGATTACGCACTAAAAGCGCAAAGTGGCTTATTTTTGTTATCATGAATAAATCCTTTCACAGAAAATTAATATAATACACTATTAATAATCTTATCAGTCTATGTAACTAAAGCAATTAAGAATATATTAGCAACCGCTGCAAATCTTGTTTTTACCTTAAGCTGTATGATATATTTGTAAATAATGCAATTATTAATTAATATAAAAAGTAAAAATATATAAATTTTGGAGCTATAGTGAAACAGTATATAAACAGTATGATGGTTGTTTTGTCTTTGGCATATATACCTTTGATGCATGGATCCTCTTATGAAGATCCTTCTGACTATGCTGTAGTTAATGATATTAAAAAAAAATCTAATTTAACTGAAGATTATGTTAATCAAATGAAATTTTTGTGGCTTGGACCGTTACAAGATATAGCAGCGGGAGGAATTGGAGCATATGCTACTTATAAAATGGGAGCCGCTACGTCTATTTTGGCTGATGCCATGATTACAAAAATTGGTACACCAAAATATCAACAAGGGATGTTATCTAATAAATGGTTATGGGCGTTGGCAGGAGCAACTGGTATGGGCTTTGGTGCGTACAAAGTCTTATATCCTCGTTTGGAAAAAGGTATTTTAAAGCATTTACAAGCGTACATAGCTCTGTGTGAAAATCTTGATGTTGTTAAAAATCCATATACAACGGAATTAAACCTTAACACTATGGGTACATCTGCAGGTAATTCTGCATGGGTGGCATCTAATATTGCTCGGCTAAAAGGAGTTGAAAATTTGTTATACCAAGCGGGTTGTGCATTAAAATTATTGGATCGATTAACAAATAGCGATGAAATACAAAAGTTAAGAACGAAAATTGTGATCATTCAGCGTTCTCTAGATAATAATCTTAGAGTTATTAAGCAAGCGGCAAACCGTGAATTGACAGAGCGACATAGTCAGATATCAAGAAATGTTGGTTTTGAGCAGCAATTTGCTAATTTAAACTTAGTAAGAGAACAGGCGAGTGCACTAAAAGTTGGCAAAATAAGCTTGGCTGTAACAGCGTTGAGTAGCTTTTTTAAAAGTGGTATGGAATCATTAGTATATATTAATGATAATAAAGAGAAAATAATTAGTGGTGCTGCTATGGTTGGTTTAGCTGGATATGCTCTGGTATCTTATATGAAATCTAAATTATCGGGAATACTGGATTCAGTTTCCGTTTCCAAATAATGACAATAACTCATAAACATTATTAAATTTTTTAATTATGCATGATGTTTTTTCAACAGTCTGATTTTGTGCAATGAGTAATGTAGTAATACCAAATTTTTCCGCTTCTTTAACAAGATGGCCAATATTATTAATTGGTTTTATCTGGCCCGTTAAACTGATTTCACCAAGAGCAATTGAATTTTCAGGCAATGGTTCTTGAAAATAACTTGATAATAGCGCAAAAGCTGTGCCAAGATCGCTTTCATTTCCTTTAATTTTAAACCCGCCACTAACTTTAAAAAAGATATCGTGCATACTTAATTTTATTTTAAGATATTTTTCCAGTATTGCCGCAATAAGTACCACTTGTTTGTGATCAAGTCCTGAAACAACACGCTGTGGCATAGTTAATTTTGATGCATTAGTTAATGCTTGTAATTCAAGTAAAATAGGACGCGATCCTTCCATAATACTCACAATTGTTGAACCCGGAGCGTGAGATATCTCACTAATGAGATGAGCATTAATATTAGGAACTTCTTTTAATCCATCATGTTCCATGCAAAAAAAACCAAGCTCATTGACTGCGCCGAATCGATTTTTAACTGCGCGTAGCATCCGTGTTTGCCAACGATCTTCTCCCTGTAAATAGAATACCGCATCAACCATATGTTCTAATGTTTTTGGACCGGCAATAATACCTTCCTTAGTGATATGCCCGGTAATAATAATGGTAATATTATGCTCTTTACTTAAACGCATTAACTGAAATGCTGCTTCCCGTAACTGGCCAACACTTCCTGGCAAAGTAGTAGCATCATTGATATAGCAATTCTGTATAGAATCGATAACCAATAAATCAGGTTTATTTTCGCGAGCTGTGATAATAATACTAGTCAATTCTGCAGCATCAGAAAACAGAAGATTACTTGTAGCTGTATTAAGTCTTGTCGCACGTCCTTTAAGCTGCTGTAATGATTCTTCGGTTGAAAAATAAAATACGTGTTTTGTTTTAGCGATTTTATAAGCAACTTGCAGTAATAAGG
This window of the Candidatus Babeliales bacterium genome carries:
- a CDS encoding CPBP family intramembrane glutamic endopeptidase; translation: MQLSSRSLIVWISATILSILLYLFAFNFFSQTFPLIHLDITMDLQQALQEATHLAKVNNFGPTEYHQAAMFHTDTLSKTFIELEAGGKDALVNMMEKKLYMPYTWRVRHFREYEKNETTLFFTPDGQPYGFIETISENTPGKQLLENDARHIAETNATLNWNIDFHDYILIESSQKTELSGRIDHTFVYQQAHYHIGEGSYRLKIIISGDKMTELTHFIKIPEAFNRRYAEMRSANTIISWAASIFMLLFYILGGCCLGLYWIIKKRWYIIKQPLFLGVILAFAAILVSVNQLPFLWMHYDTAHSSNGFLLQLLLSFFINLIAQTIFITIVIMTAESLTRRAFGKHLQLWSLGKNEIVTSYALLGRVFGGYLFVGFNCAFVIAFYLFSTHCCNWWAPSEMLFDPNVLATYLPWFSPIAQSLNAGIIEECLFRAIPLAGAALLGTYFGKRSWWIASALILQAIVFGAAHANYPMQPSYARLIELFIPSLLWGITYLRFGLIPTIIAHCVYDIIWFSLPIFVSHASHALMYKIIIILITLLPIIILLYARIKKGNWTSLPQSVLNDAWQPFSPVIEQKEETIIIAPISCTFPKSLQKWVCILGIFGLIVWILVTPFTHDGVTITRNRNESVQSAYQFLQQNNILLNESWQILPLFFAHYKLDCHSNLQHKFIWQEGGKELYHSLLGTYLHPAHWTIRYAQFTTDIIQRTEEYRITLYNDVVWRYHHLLPESAVGAELTQHQAREIAHHGIKKQYNIDQIELTEISAQQTQLPHRSDWIFIFSHSAVYPLDKGQARICVTISGDQITDTVRIIHIPEEWKRNEQHEQSILAIIIIIFFLIFLFFLLYGIIILYRKSPEFSFSKQLFFTLLGIASVLLFIESINSWQAIIGMFNTSLPLKNQLFQSLTSLILLTGFKAIMYAFCVTYVISYTKLYQLPKNGRTVGIGICTGLFFAGIIAIVEKILNSTMPLWPHYMPLNYSLPLIANLFITIANYVQITLIFSLLYIMFDGITQQWRQRQWLVAVILVLCGIALSALSSLAMIPVWIFVGTLVGLLLLVTYMYIIRYDYSLIPLATGSFIVLQIIQQGIFNAYPGAMFEAGINACTIVVISAVWYWYSDKTE
- a CDS encoding VOC family protein, whose protein sequence is MITKISHFALLVRNQDEAAAFYTEKLGFVVTEGHKSPDGNFWYWLTLAPSKDSTVSLSLLAPQEPEDHGLIGKQSGSIPLFVLLTDDCHKTIETFKNNGVTIIKEPTNEFWGIDAVIKDLYGNLIDVCQPTEEKNA
- the radA gene encoding DNA repair protein RadA, which gives rise to MLKLMNRTKNSFICSQCNYTTIKWIGCCPECKQWDCMVENIAPINTTTKMYAHSKPVSLVSLHEIDIKEQPRLLSGIEEWDRVVGGGIVPGSLIVITGDPGIGKSTLLLQVAYKIAKTKHVFYFSTEESLQQLKGRATRLNTATSNLLFSDAAELTSIIITARENKPDLLVIDSIQNCYINDATTLPGSVGQLREAAFQLMRLSKEHNITIIITGHITKEGIIAGPKTLEHMVDAVFYLQGEDRWQTRMLRAVKNRFGAVNELGFFCMEHDGLKEVPNINAHLISEISHAPGSTIVSIMEGSRPILLELQALTNASKLTMPQRVVSGLDHKQVVLIAAILEKYLKIKLSMHDIFFKVSGGFKIKGNESDLGTAFALLSSYFQEPLPENSIALGEISLTGQIKPINNIGHLVKEAEKFGITTLLIAQNQTVEKTSCIIKKFNNVYELLSLFGNGN